From Streptomyces sp. HUAS MG91, the proteins below share one genomic window:
- the paaB gene encoding 1,2-phenylacetyl-CoA epoxidase subunit PaaB, whose translation MSETPTSAPGGAGEWPLWEVFVRSRRGLAHTHAGSLHAPDAELALRNARDLYTRRGEGVSLWVVPSAAITASSPDEKDPFFEPAADKPYRHPTFYEIPEGVKHL comes from the coding sequence ATGAGCGAGACCCCGACCAGCGCCCCCGGCGGCGCCGGCGAGTGGCCCCTGTGGGAGGTCTTCGTCCGCTCCCGCCGCGGTCTCGCCCACACCCACGCCGGCAGCCTGCACGCCCCGGACGCCGAGCTGGCCCTGCGCAACGCGCGGGATCTGTACACGCGCCGCGGCGAGGGCGTCTCCCTGTGGGTCGTCCCGTCCGCGGCGATCACGGCGTCCTCGCCCGACGAGAAGGACCCGTTCTTCGAGCCGGCCGCCGACAAGCCCTACCGGCACCCGACGTTCTACGAGATCCCGGAAGGGGTGAAGCACCTGTGA
- the paaC gene encoding 1,2-phenylacetyl-CoA epoxidase subunit PaaC, whose translation MTPSTRQTSGTDTAAAALALGDDALVLSHRLGEWAGHAPVLEEELALANIALDLLGQARVLLSTVGDEDELAYLREERDFRNLQLVEQPNGDFAHTIARQLFFSTYQHLLYGRLASGEGEFAPLAAKAVKEVAYHQDHARQWTLRLGDGTPESHARMQRAVDALWRFTGEMFQPLPGVEVDWEELRTGWTATVTDVLRQATLTVPEGPQSGAWSAGAGRQGLHTEPFGRMLAEMQHLHRSHPGATW comes from the coding sequence GTGACCCCCTCGACCCGGCAGACGAGCGGCACGGACACCGCGGCCGCCGCCCTGGCCCTCGGCGACGACGCCCTGGTGCTCTCGCACCGCCTGGGGGAGTGGGCCGGCCACGCCCCGGTCCTGGAGGAGGAGCTGGCGCTGGCCAACATCGCGCTGGACCTGCTCGGCCAGGCCCGCGTCCTGCTGAGCACGGTCGGCGACGAGGACGAGCTGGCGTACCTGCGCGAGGAGCGCGACTTCCGCAATCTCCAGCTGGTCGAGCAGCCGAACGGCGACTTCGCCCACACCATCGCCCGCCAGCTGTTCTTCTCCACGTACCAGCACCTTCTGTACGGTCGACTGGCCTCCGGCGAGGGCGAGTTCGCTCCCCTGGCCGCCAAGGCCGTCAAGGAGGTGGCCTACCACCAGGACCACGCCCGGCAGTGGACGCTGCGGCTCGGCGACGGCACGCCGGAGAGCCACGCGCGCATGCAGCGCGCGGTGGACGCGCTCTGGCGCTTCACCGGCGAGATGTTCCAGCCCCTCCCCGGCGTGGAGGTCGACTGGGAGGAGCTGCGCACCGGTTGGACGGCGACCGTCACGGACGTCCTCCGGCAGGCGACGCTCACCGTCCCCGAGGGCCCGCAGAGCGGCGCCTGGAGCGCGGGAGCGGGACGCCAGGGACTGCACACCGAGCCGTTCGGCCGGATGCTCGCCGAGATGCAGCATCTGCACCGCAGCCACCCGGGGGCGACATGGTGA
- the paaD gene encoding 1,2-phenylacetyl-CoA epoxidase subunit PaaD, translating into MVTAPLTPLETELLRLAGSVPDPELPVLTLEELGVLRAVHTLGPGRVEVELSPTYTGCPAIEAMSADIERVLHEHGIPEVSVRPVLSPAWSTDDISPEGRRKLREFGIAPPRTTRAPAGPVAVALGPTRHTTGSVTGPVSAEPVACPHCGSTETELLSRFSSTACKALRRCLACREPFDHFKEL; encoded by the coding sequence ATGGTGACCGCACCGCTCACCCCGCTGGAGACCGAACTGCTGCGTCTCGCGGGCTCGGTGCCCGACCCCGAGCTGCCGGTGCTGACCCTGGAGGAGCTGGGCGTGCTGCGCGCCGTGCACACGCTCGGCCCGGGCCGCGTCGAGGTCGAGCTCAGCCCCACGTACACCGGATGCCCCGCGATCGAGGCCATGTCGGCCGACATCGAGCGGGTCCTGCACGAGCACGGCATCCCCGAGGTCAGCGTCCGCCCGGTCCTCTCCCCGGCCTGGTCCACGGACGACATCAGCCCCGAAGGCCGCCGCAAGCTGCGGGAGTTCGGCATCGCGCCGCCGCGCACCACCCGCGCTCCCGCCGGACCGGTCGCCGTCGCCCTCGGCCCGACCCGGCACACCACCGGGTCCGTCACCGGACCGGTGAGCGCGGAGCCGGTGGCCTGCCCGCACTGCGGATCGACCGAGACCGAACTGCTCAGCCGGTTCTCCTCCACGGCCTGCAAGGCGCTGCGCCGCTGCCTCGCCTGCCGTGAACCCTTCGACCACTTCAAGGAGCTGTGA
- the paaE gene encoding 1,2-phenylacetyl-CoA epoxidase subunit PaaE produces the protein MAAPARARFHRLRVTAVDRLTDDSVALTFTVPEELRELYRHAPGQHLALRRTVDGAEVRRTYSICSAAPADGAPRTLRVGVRLVDGGAFSTYAHKEIAVGDELEVMTPAGRFTLDPAPGHYAAVVGGSGITPVLSIATTLLERAPDARFCLIRSDRTTASTMFLEEVADLKDRYPDRFQLVTVLSREEQQAGPVSGRLGEERLTALLPALLPVERIAGWFLCGPFGLVQGAERALRGLGVRRTRIHEEIFHVDGGPDADRPAVVPASGPTHSTVTAQLDGRSGSWPVRDGESLLDAVLRNRADAPYACKGGVCGTCRAFLVSGSVRMDRNFALEPEETDAGYVLACQSRPTTEKVELDFDR, from the coding sequence ATGGCAGCACCCGCGCGGGCCCGCTTCCACCGGCTCCGGGTCACGGCGGTCGACCGGCTCACCGACGACTCCGTGGCGCTGACCTTCACCGTCCCCGAGGAGCTGCGCGAGCTGTACCGGCACGCCCCGGGCCAGCACCTCGCGCTGCGCCGCACCGTGGACGGCGCGGAGGTCCGCCGCACCTACTCGATCTGCTCGGCTGCCCCCGCCGACGGCGCCCCGCGCACTCTGCGGGTCGGCGTCCGCCTGGTCGACGGCGGCGCGTTCTCCACGTACGCCCACAAGGAGATCGCGGTGGGCGACGAGCTGGAGGTGATGACCCCGGCCGGCCGCTTCACCCTCGACCCGGCACCCGGGCACTACGCGGCGGTGGTCGGCGGCAGCGGCATCACCCCGGTGCTGTCCATCGCCACGACGCTGCTGGAGCGGGCGCCGGACGCCCGTTTCTGCCTGATCCGCAGCGACCGGACCACCGCCTCGACGATGTTCCTGGAGGAGGTCGCGGACCTGAAGGACCGCTACCCGGACCGGTTCCAGCTCGTCACCGTCCTCTCCCGGGAGGAGCAGCAGGCCGGCCCGGTCTCGGGGCGGCTCGGCGAGGAGCGGCTGACGGCGCTGCTGCCCGCGCTGCTGCCGGTGGAGCGGATCGCGGGCTGGTTCCTGTGCGGGCCCTTCGGCCTGGTGCAGGGCGCCGAGCGGGCGCTGCGCGGCCTCGGCGTGCGGCGGACCCGCATCCACGAGGAGATCTTCCATGTGGACGGCGGCCCGGACGCCGACCGGCCCGCCGTCGTCCCGGCCTCGGGCCCCACGCACAGCACGGTCACCGCGCAGCTCGACGGGCGGTCCGGCAGCTGGCCGGTGCGGGACGGCGAGTCCCTGCTGGACGCGGTGCTGCGCAACCGGGCGGACGCGCCCTACGCCTGCAAGGGCGGCGTCTGCGGCACGTGCCGCGCCTTCCTCGTCTCGGGATCGGTGCGCATGGACCGCAACTTCGCGCTCGAACCGGAGGAGACCGACGCGGGGTACGTCCTGGCCTGCCAGTCCCGGCCGACCACGGAGAAGGTGGAGCTGGACTTCGACCGCTGA
- a CDS encoding acyl-CoA dehydrogenase family protein encodes MDFTFSEEQQAAVEAARAVFTPVAPDSVPSPSLTSGAVAEDFDRALWSKAADADLLSLLITPEHGGAGLDAIALCLVLRESAKVLARVPLLEHSAAAATVEAHGGAELKREILPRAADGRLALTVAAAGRTGHDPAELAVTARREGDTDSGGRVLDGVQTAVPWAWGADRILVPAHTGDGIAVLAVLPGPARDPLPGLTFTEQISTTGERLAELRLDGVHVDDRDLIEDPAAWSRLHDLLATGTCALALGLGEGVLKMTSDYAGKREQFGYPIATFQAVAVQAADRYIDLRAMEATLWQAAWRLSTGAGGALPVAGDVAVAKSWASDGVRRVVQTAQHLHGGFGADTDYPLHRYHAWAKHLELSLGPAAAHEETLGDLLAAHPLG; translated from the coding sequence GTGGACTTCACCTTCTCCGAGGAGCAACAGGCGGCCGTCGAGGCGGCGCGGGCGGTGTTCACGCCGGTCGCGCCCGACAGCGTGCCCAGCCCCTCGCTCACCTCCGGCGCCGTGGCCGAGGACTTCGACCGCGCGCTGTGGTCCAAGGCCGCCGACGCCGATCTGCTCAGCCTGCTCATCACGCCCGAGCACGGCGGCGCCGGACTCGACGCCATCGCGCTCTGCCTGGTGCTGCGCGAATCCGCGAAGGTCCTCGCCCGTGTCCCGCTCCTGGAGCACAGCGCGGCGGCGGCGACCGTGGAGGCGCACGGCGGCGCCGAGCTGAAGCGGGAGATCCTCCCCCGCGCGGCCGACGGCCGTCTCGCCCTGACCGTGGCGGCGGCCGGCCGCACCGGCCACGACCCGGCCGAACTGGCGGTGACCGCACGCCGCGAGGGCGACACGGACTCCGGCGGCCGGGTCCTGGACGGGGTGCAGACGGCGGTGCCGTGGGCCTGGGGCGCCGACCGGATCCTCGTCCCCGCGCACACCGGCGACGGCATCGCGGTACTGGCGGTCCTGCCCGGCCCGGCCCGGGATCCCCTGCCGGGACTCACCTTCACCGAGCAGATCTCCACGACCGGCGAGCGCCTGGCCGAACTGCGCCTGGACGGGGTGCACGTGGACGACCGGGACCTCATCGAGGACCCCGCCGCCTGGTCCCGGCTGCACGATCTGCTCGCCACCGGCACCTGCGCGCTCGCGCTCGGTCTCGGCGAGGGCGTGCTGAAGATGACCAGCGACTACGCGGGCAAGCGCGAGCAGTTCGGATACCCGATCGCCACGTTCCAGGCCGTCGCCGTCCAGGCCGCCGACCGGTACATCGATCTGCGCGCCATGGAGGCCACCCTGTGGCAGGCGGCCTGGCGCCTGAGCACCGGGGCGGGCGGCGCGCTGCCGGTCGCCGGTGATGTCGCGGTCGCCAAGAGCTGGGCGTCCGACGGCGTCCGCCGCGTCGTCCAGACCGCGCAGCACCTGCACGGCGGCTTCGGCGCCGACACCGACTACCCGCTGCACCGCTACCACGCCTGGGCCAAGCACCTGGAGCTCTCGCTCGGCCCGGCCGCGGCCCACGAGGAGACGCTCGGCGATCTGCTCGCCGCCCATCCCCTGGGCTGA
- a CDS encoding rhodanese-like domain-containing protein — translation MVFGSGVPTVGVDELKEGDFLLDVRENDEWHAGHAADALHIPMSEFVARFGEFTEAAPQDGRVNVLCRVGGRSAQVTAYLVQQGIDAVNVAGGMQAWEAAGRPVVDDKGQPGAVV, via the coding sequence ATGGTCTTTGGTTCTGGTGTGCCCACGGTCGGTGTCGACGAGCTCAAGGAAGGCGACTTCCTTCTCGACGTGCGGGAGAACGACGAGTGGCACGCGGGTCACGCCGCGGACGCGCTGCACATTCCGATGAGCGAGTTCGTCGCGCGGTTCGGCGAGTTCACCGAGGCGGCCCCGCAGGACGGCCGGGTCAACGTGCTGTGCCGGGTCGGCGGACGCTCCGCCCAGGTGACGGCCTACCTGGTGCAGCAGGGCATCGACGCGGTGAACGTCGCGGGCGGCATGCAGGCGTGGGAGGCGGCCGGCCGCCCCGTCGTGGACGACAAGGGACAGCCGGGCGCCGTCGTCTGA
- a CDS encoding DUF2252 domain-containing protein, whose amino-acid sequence MGGIGDVTAVPRQGEAGGRIRRLPRVEGFAEVSARAAAGDSPKAAGKALRKDVPRSAHDGFAPDAGRPDAVTAVEESNRGRIEELTPIRVGRMAATPFAFLRGSAGLMAYDLARTPLTGIGAQICGDAHAGNFGLYGDARGGLVIDLNDFDETVHGPWEWDVKRLATSLVLAGREAGADEDICRQAAHDATGAYRRTMRLLAKLPALDAWNAIADEELVSHTDAHDLLGTLERVSEKARNNTSGRFAAKSTIGVEGGGRRFVDAPPVLRRIPDQEAAAVAGSLGAYLETLSPDRLPLLGRYAIHDVAFRVVGTGSVGTRSYVVLLLDHRGEPLVLQVKEARPSALLPHLPVVGFAPGAVAHEGRRVVLGQKRMQVVSDFLLGWTSVGELPFQVRQFRNRKGSVDPAALAADQLDDYARMTGALLARAHAHSADPWLIAGYCGKNEELDEAVASFAVTYADRTEADHGELVRAVREGRVAAEAGV is encoded by the coding sequence ATGGGCGGAATCGGCGATGTGACGGCGGTGCCGCGGCAGGGCGAAGCGGGCGGACGGATCCGGCGGCTGCCACGGGTGGAGGGATTCGCGGAGGTCTCCGCCCGGGCGGCGGCGGGCGACTCCCCGAAGGCCGCGGGCAAGGCCCTGCGCAAGGACGTCCCGAGGTCCGCGCACGACGGCTTCGCGCCGGACGCGGGACGGCCCGACGCGGTGACCGCCGTCGAGGAGTCCAACCGCGGCCGGATCGAGGAGCTGACCCCGATCCGGGTCGGACGGATGGCCGCGACCCCCTTCGCGTTCCTGCGCGGCTCCGCCGGTCTGATGGCGTACGACCTGGCGCGCACCCCGCTGACCGGCATCGGCGCCCAGATCTGCGGCGACGCCCACGCCGGCAACTTCGGTCTGTACGGCGACGCGCGCGGCGGCCTGGTCATCGACCTGAACGACTTCGACGAGACGGTGCACGGCCCCTGGGAGTGGGACGTGAAGCGGCTCGCGACCTCGCTGGTGCTCGCGGGCCGGGAGGCCGGGGCCGACGAGGACATCTGCCGGCAGGCGGCGCACGACGCGACGGGCGCCTACCGGCGCACCATGCGGCTGCTCGCCAAACTGCCCGCGCTGGACGCGTGGAACGCGATCGCGGACGAGGAACTCGTCTCGCACACCGACGCCCACGATCTGCTCGGCACGCTGGAGCGGGTCTCGGAGAAGGCGCGGAACAACACCAGCGGACGGTTCGCCGCGAAGTCCACGATCGGTGTGGAGGGCGGCGGCCGGCGGTTCGTGGACGCGCCGCCGGTGCTGCGGCGGATACCCGACCAGGAGGCGGCCGCCGTCGCCGGCTCGCTGGGGGCCTATCTGGAGACCCTGTCCCCGGACCGGCTGCCGCTGCTCGGGCGGTACGCGATCCACGACGTGGCGTTCCGCGTCGTCGGCACCGGGAGCGTGGGGACCCGGTCGTACGTGGTGCTGCTCCTCGATCATCGCGGTGAGCCGCTGGTGCTCCAGGTGAAGGAGGCGCGGCCGTCGGCGCTGCTGCCGCATCTGCCGGTTGTCGGCTTCGCGCCCGGCGCCGTCGCGCACGAGGGGCGGCGCGTGGTGCTCGGGCAGAAGCGGATGCAGGTGGTCAGCGACTTCCTGCTGGGCTGGACCTCGGTCGGTGAACTGCCCTTCCAGGTGCGTCAGTTCAGGAACCGCAAGGGCAGCGTCGACCCGGCCGCGCTCGCCGCCGACCAGCTGGACGACTACGCCCGGATGACGGGCGCCCTGCTCGCCCGCGCCCATGCCCACAGCGCGGACCCGTGGCTGATCGCCGGGTACTGCGGGAAGAACGAGGAGCTGGACGAGGCCGTCGCGTCGTTCGCGGTGACCTACGCGGACCGTACCGAGGCCGATCACGGGGAGCTGGTGCGGGCCGTCCGGGAGGGGAGGGTGGCCGCGGAGGCGGGGGTCTGA
- a CDS encoding helix-turn-helix domain-containing protein, with translation MTRVFGLLGKRWTGLIVAALIQRPVHFADLRRAIPGISERMLSDRLTELSTVGLVLRQVDEGPPLRVAYRLTEAGSALKPSLDELGDWAAKYLGAEGGTCPEEFRK, from the coding sequence ATGACCAGGGTCTTCGGGCTGCTCGGCAAGCGCTGGACGGGGCTGATCGTGGCCGCGCTGATCCAGCGGCCCGTCCACTTCGCCGATCTGCGCCGGGCCATCCCCGGCATCAGCGAACGCATGCTCTCCGACCGGCTCACCGAGCTGAGCACCGTCGGACTCGTCCTGCGCCAGGTCGACGAGGGGCCGCCGCTGCGGGTCGCCTACCGGCTCACCGAGGCCGGCTCGGCGCTGAAGCCGTCGCTGGACGAGCTGGGGGACTGGGCCGCGAAGTATCTGGGGGCCGAGGGCGGGACGTGCCCGGAGGAGTTCCGGAAGTAG
- a CDS encoding NAD(P)H-dependent oxidoreductase, whose amino-acid sequence MATLLHLDSSVFSGSASSSRPVTEAFRKAWLEQHPEGTVVYRDLAADPVPHITADAHLAGFTAPDDHTPEQSAAFSARVRLIEELESADAILIGAPMYNFSIPSTLKAWLDNVILFGRTAGVDAPAAKGTPVTVVASRGGSYAPGTPREGMEYVQNFLGATLRDTLQLDLDFIVPELTMAPTNPAMSELIPLFEASREKALQDAQVKGKAVAARISA is encoded by the coding sequence ATGGCCACCCTGCTGCACCTCGACTCCTCGGTCTTCTCCGGTTCCGCCTCGTCCTCGCGCCCCGTGACGGAGGCCTTCCGCAAGGCCTGGCTGGAGCAGCACCCCGAGGGCACGGTCGTCTACCGCGACCTGGCGGCGGACCCGGTCCCGCACATCACCGCCGACGCCCACCTCGCCGGCTTCACGGCCCCGGACGACCACACGCCCGAGCAGTCCGCCGCCTTCTCCGCGCGCGTGCGGCTCATCGAGGAGCTGGAGAGCGCGGACGCGATCCTGATCGGCGCCCCGATGTACAACTTCTCGATCCCGTCGACGCTGAAGGCGTGGCTGGACAACGTGATCCTGTTCGGCCGCACCGCGGGCGTCGACGCCCCGGCCGCCAAGGGCACCCCGGTCACCGTCGTCGCCAGCCGCGGCGGCTCCTACGCGCCGGGCACCCCGCGCGAGGGCATGGAGTACGTCCAGAACTTCCTCGGCGCCACCCTGCGCGACACCCTCCAGCTCGACCTCGACTTCATCGTCCCGGAGCTGACCATGGCCCCGACGAACCCGGCCATGTCCGAGCTGATCCCCCTCTTCGAGGCCTCCCGCGAGAAGGCCCTCCAGGACGCGCAGGTGAAGGGCAAGGCCGTGGCCGCCCGCATCAGCGCCTGA